The bacterium DNA window TATCAAATTGCAAAAAAAACAGGAGTTAATAAAATAGCAACAGGACATACTCTTGATGATAATATTGAAAGTGTTCTTTTAAATTTTTTTAGAGGAACAGGACTTGCAGGTATGTCTGGAATTTTACCAGAAAGAAAAATTTATAAGAACTCAAATATTTTTCTTATAAGACCAATCCTTACTGTTAGAAAAAGTGAAATAAAAAAATTTTTAAATAACAAGGGAATTAAGTATTATTTAGATAAATCAAACTTAAACTTAAAATATAGAAGAAATTTAATAAGGTATAAAATAATCCCATATCTTAAAAAATTTTTCCCATCATTTACAGATATTATTGCAAAAACATCTTCTATTTTGCAGGATGATTTTCTTTATATAGAAAAAGAAGCAATAAAAACATTGGAGTTAATTTTGAAAAATGGGCAATTTAATGTTTCAGAGTTTAAAAAAATTGATATTTCAATCAGAAGATTTATAGTTCAACTTTTATTTGAAAAAATAGCAGGAGTATCTTATAGGTCATATAACAAAATTGAAAATTTGAGAAATTTCATTGAAGGAATAAAAGAAAGTTATGTCCCAATTTCAATAATTGAAGAAAGAATTAAAGGGGAAAAAAAAGAAAGGAAAATTTATAAAGTGATTGAAATACCTGGAAAATATAATGTTGATGGGATTTTTATTGAAAGTGAATATATTAAAAAAAGCCCCTTTATATTTAAAAACATGGATAAATATACTGGTTATTTTGATGGAGAAAAAGTTGGAAAGAAAATAATTGTAAGAAGTAGAAAAAAAAGGGATATGTTTCAACCATTAGGGATGCAAAAAGAAAAAAAACTTTCAAGATTTTTAATTGATAGGAAAATTCCAATTTACAAAAGGGATAAAATTTTAATTTTTCAATCAAAAAATGAAATAATGTGGGTCTGTGGAGTTGAAATATCTGAAAAGTTCAAAATTACAGAAGAAACAAAAAAAATATTGAAAATAAAAGTAAATGTATAAAATTTTGCTGTAACTTTGTAAACTTACGAATGTATTTTTTCTCTTTACTCCCACTCTATTGTGGCAGGTGGTTTAGAAGTTATATCATAAACAACTCTATTAACTCCTCTTACTTCATTAACAATTCTTGTTGAAATTCTATCAAGAACTTTGTAAGAAATTTTTGCCCAATCAGCAGTCATTCCATCAGTGCTTTTTACAACTCTTATTGCAATTACATTTTCATAAGTTCTTTTATCTCCCATAACTCCAACTGTTTTTATTGGTAGTAAAACGGCAAATGCCTGCCACATAGAGTTATAAAGAGATGCTTTTTTAATTTCATCTTCTACAATTGTATCTGCCTCTCCTAAAATTTCAAGAAGATGTTTATTTACACTACCTATTATTCTAACGGCAAGACCAGGTCCTGGGAAAGGATGTCTATTTATTATAAAATCAGGGATATTTATCTCTTTTGCAATTTTTCTTACTTCATCTTTGAATAAAAATCTAAATGGTTCAACGAGAGAAAATTTTAGTTTTTCTGGTAGTCCTCCTACATTATGATGTGTTTTTATCCTTGCAGTTGGCCCACCAAATGCGGGAATACTTTCAATTACATCTGGATATAAAGTTCCCTGTGCTAAAAATTTTGCACCAAATTCTTTTGCTTCTTTTTCAAAAATTTTTATAAAGGTATTTCCAATTATTTTTCGTTTTTTTTCTGGGTCGGCAACATTTTTTAGTTGTTTTAAAAAAATTTCACCTGCATCAATATATTTCAAATTAACCTTTTTCTGAAACCACTTAACTATTTTTTCTTTTTCTCCCTTTCTTAATAGCCCATTATCAACAAATATGCTTAATGATTTTTCTTTACAAACATCTTGAAGTATTAAAGAAAGCGTTGAAGAATCAACTCCTCCACTTAATCCACATATAATTTTTTCATCTCCTACTTTTTCTTTTATTTCTTTTTTTATTTTTTCAAGAATTATTCCATAATTCCATGTAGGTTCTAATTTACATATTTTGAAAAGAAAATTACTTATTATTTTTTTACCTTCTTCTGTATGAGTAACTTCTGGATGAAATTGTAGCCCATATATTTTTTTATTTTTATCTCTTATTGCCGTTATGGGAGATATTTCTGTTCTACCAATTATTTTAAAATTATTTCCAGTTTTTTTTACAATATCCCAATGACTCATCCAGACAATTGTTTTTTCTTTTAAATTATTAAAAATTTCTTCTTTTCTATCAGGATAAAAAATTGTTTTCCCATATTCTCTTTTTTTACCTTCTTCAACTTTTCCACTGAAAAATTCAGATATGAGTTGCATCCCATAACATATCCCGAGAACATAAAAACTACCATCAAATATTCTTTCATCAAATTTATAAATACCTTTTTGTATATGTCCTGGTCCACCTGATAGTATAATTGCTTTTATATCTTTTTCTTTTAATGTTTCTATTTTTATATTAGGAAGGAATATCTCACTATAAACATTCATTTCTCTAACTCTTCTTGCAATAAGCTGGGTGTATTGAGAACCAAAATCAATAACGCCTACCATCCCTTTCTTCCTCTGCGTTTTTGTGCCTCTATCATAATAACCTTATTAAAAAAAATCAAAATTTTTACTTATAATGTTGGGAAATATGTTTTTATTTCAAAATCAGTTATCTGTTGTCTATACATATCCCACTCAATTTTTTTAGCAGTAATTAAGTTATTATAAATATGGTCTCCAAGTACTTCTTTTAAAAATTTACTTTCTTCTGCTACTTCAATTGCTTCTATTAAACTACCTGGAAGACATTTTATATTTAATTGCTCCATTTCTTCATCTGTCAAATGATAAACATCCCTTTCAAGCGGTTCGGGTAATTGATAATTATTTTCAATCCCTCTCATTCCAGCAGCAGACATACAAGCAAAAGATAAATATGGATTGCATGCAGGGTCAGGAGAACGAAATTCAACCCTTGTTGATTTCTCTTTTCCTGGTTTGTACATTGGAATTCTAACAAGTGAACTTCTGTTTCTTCTTGCCCAACAAATATAAACAGGTGCTTCATACCCAGGGACAAGTCGTTTATAAGAATTTACCCATTGATTACATACAAAAGTTATCTCTCTTGAATGATTTAATATTCCTGCAATATATTTTTTACCTATATCAGAAAGATTATATTTATCATTTTTATCAAAAAAAACATTTTTATCTCCTTTAAATAATGACTGATGAACATGCATTCCACTTCCATTAACACCATATATTGGTTTTGGCATAAATGTTGCATAAAGACCATTCGCTTGTGCTACATCTTTTACCACCATCCTGTAGACCATAACAATATCTGCCATCTCTAATCCCTCTTTATATCTTAAATCAATTTCATGCTGACTTGGAGCACCTTCATGATGTGAATATTCAACATCTATTCCCATTTTTTCAAGTGTTAAAATAACCTCTCTTCTTACATTATTTCCTGCATCAAGTGTTGTTATATCAAAATATCCACCTTCATCAAGTATCTGAGGGTTGTTATCATCTTTAAAAATAAAAAATTCAAGTTCAGGACCAACATTATATGAAAACCCCTTTTCTTTTAATTTTTTAAGTTGTTTCTTTAAAATATATCTTGAATCACCTTCATAAGGGGACCTATCTGGATTTAAAATATCACATATCATTGCTGATTCTCCCCTTTCTTGTGGTCTGTAAGGAAGAATTGTAAAAGTAGACGGAACTGGTAAAGCAATCATATCTGATTCATCAATTCTGGCAAATCCCTTTATTGAAGAACCATCAAATCCCATCCCATCTTCAAGAGCAACTTTTAACTCTTCATTTGTTATTGAAAATCCCTTCATCTGTCCAGTTATATCAGCAAAAAATAGTCGTATAAACTTAATATCATTTTTTTCTACTATTTTTAAAACATCATCTTTATTTAAATTGTTATTCATAGTTCCTCCAAATTATTTGAAAATAT harbors:
- the tilS gene encoding tRNA lysidine(34) synthetase TilS, translating into MELFKKCEKFVSEKGIIENRDKILVSVSGGPDSIFLLYFLLYLRNKYNFSLFVSYIHHHLRKQADKEFMYVKEISKKYGIPFYYRNIKIEGKTGIEEKSREKRYKALYQIAKKTGVNKIATGHTLDDNIESVLLNFFRGTGLAGMSGILPERKIYKNSNIFLIRPILTVRKSEIKKFLNNKGIKYYLDKSNLNLKYRRNLIRYKIIPYLKKFFPSFTDIIAKTSSILQDDFLYIEKEAIKTLELILKNGQFNVSEFKKIDISIRRFIVQLLFEKIAGVSYRSYNKIENLRNFIEGIKESYVPISIIEERIKGEKKERKIYKVIEIPGKYNVDGIFIESEYIKKSPFIFKNMDKYTGYFDGEKVGKKIIVRSRKKRDMFQPLGMQKEKKLSRFLIDRKIPIYKRDKILIFQSKNEIMWVCGVEISEKFKITEETKKILKIKVNV
- the guaA gene encoding glutamine-hydrolyzing GMP synthase — encoded protein: MVGVIDFGSQYTQLIARRVREMNVYSEIFLPNIKIETLKEKDIKAIILSGGPGHIQKGIYKFDERIFDGSFYVLGICYGMQLISEFFSGKVEEGKKREYGKTIFYPDRKEEIFNNLKEKTIVWMSHWDIVKKTGNNFKIIGRTEISPITAIRDKNKKIYGLQFHPEVTHTEEGKKIISNFLFKICKLEPTWNYGIILEKIKKEIKEKVGDEKIICGLSGGVDSSTLSLILQDVCKEKSLSIFVDNGLLRKGEKEKIVKWFQKKVNLKYIDAGEIFLKQLKNVADPEKKRKIIGNTFIKIFEKEAKEFGAKFLAQGTLYPDVIESIPAFGGPTARIKTHHNVGGLPEKLKFSLVEPFRFLFKDEVRKIAKEINIPDFIINRHPFPGPGLAVRIIGSVNKHLLEILGEADTIVEDEIKKASLYNSMWQAFAVLLPIKTVGVMGDKRTYENVIAIRVVKSTDGMTADWAKISYKVLDRISTRIVNEVRGVNRVVYDITSKPPATIEWE
- a CDS encoding glutamine synthetase family protein, giving the protein MNNNLNKDDVLKIVEKNDIKFIRLFFADITGQMKGFSITNEELKVALEDGMGFDGSSIKGFARIDESDMIALPVPSTFTILPYRPQERGESAMICDILNPDRSPYEGDSRYILKKQLKKLKEKGFSYNVGPELEFFIFKDDNNPQILDEGGYFDITTLDAGNNVRREVILTLEKMGIDVEYSHHEGAPSQHEIDLRYKEGLEMADIVMVYRMVVKDVAQANGLYATFMPKPIYGVNGSGMHVHQSLFKGDKNVFFDKNDKYNLSDIGKKYIAGILNHSREITFVCNQWVNSYKRLVPGYEAPVYICWARRNRSSLVRIPMYKPGKEKSTRVEFRSPDPACNPYLSFACMSAAGMRGIENNYQLPEPLERDVYHLTDEEMEQLNIKCLPGSLIEAIEVAEESKFLKEVLGDHIYNNLITAKKIEWDMYRQQITDFEIKTYFPTL